A region of the Pseudomonas sp. A34-9 genome:
TCGAATTGATGCTGGCCGCCGACATTAACCTGTGCGCGAGCAATACCCGTTTTGCGCAGATGGAAGTGCAGCGTGGGATCTTTCCTTTTGGTGGTGCGACTTTACGTTTTCAGCAGATCGCCGGATGGGGCAATGCGATGCGCTGGTTGCTGACCGGGGATGAGTTTGATGCGCACGATGCATTGCATTTGGGGTTGGTGCAGGAAGTGATGGCCAGTGAAGATTTGTTGCCGAGGGCGATTGAGTTGGCTGAGCGGATTGCCCGGCAGGCGCCGCTGGGCGTGCAGGCGACGTTGATGTCGGCGCGCCAGGCGCGTTATGAGGGTGAGACAGCGGCGGCGCAGGGGTTGCCGGCGCTGGTGAAGAAGTTGTTGGCCAGTGAGGATGCCAAGGAGGGGGTGCGGTCGCTGGTGGAGCGGCGACCCGGGATCTTCAAAGGGATCTAACCCGCCCTGTAGGAGCTGCCGAAGGCTGCGATCTTTTGACCTTGATCCCATCAAAAACAAGATCAAAGGATCGCAGCCTTCGGCAGCTCCTACAGGGGTGGACGGTCAGGTCGCCGGGCGAATGGCGTTGATCAACGACTGCAACGAATACCCCAGCCGCGGCGCCAGCGCTTCGGCCCGAGCGGTCAGCGCCTGCATGTCCAGCGCCTGATCGAGATCCGCCGGGACAATCAGAATCACGTTGCCCTCCTTCACCGGCAATTCCCAATAGTGCCGGTGATAGAGCCCGCGCAACAACGCCGCACCCAGTGGCTTGCCGTCATCGGTCGCCCACTGATTGATCACCAGCCAGCCGCCCGGATTCAAGCGCTTCTGGCAGTCGCCGAGAAAACTCCAGGCCAGATGGCCGACGCCCGGCCCGACGTCGGTATACAGGTCGACGAAAATCAGGTCCGCCGGCTCAGCCGTCGGCAGCAGTTCAAGGGCGTCGCCGACGCGAATGTACAGCCGCGGATCATCATCGAGGCCAAGGTATTCAATGGCCAGACGCGGCACGTCAGGGCGCAGTTCAATCGCCTCGACATCCTCCAGCGGCAGAAACTTGAGGCAGGCCTGAGTCAGGGTCCCGGCGCCGAGCCCGAGAAACAGCGCACTCTCCGGCTGCTCATGGCACAACGCACCAATCAGCATCGCGCGGGTGTAGTCGTATTCCAGCCAGCTAGGATCAGCCGTGAACACGCAGCTCTGCTCAATGGCATCGCCGAACTCGAGAAAGCGGTAATCGGCCACTTCCAGCACGCGAATCACGCCGAACTCATCCTGTACTTCGGCGAGCAGATGCTCGACGCGCTCCTCAGTCATTTCGTCTCCTGATGGTCACCGGGCGCGGTGACGCGATGGCACCGCTGTGGTGCCGTGGCAAAGCGGCGATTGTCGGCGATGGGGCGGGAGCAGGTCACGCACTAATTGCTGCTAACATGGCCTTCCGTGCGTAGACCCCTAGAGACCGTGATGAGCCAACCGTGGAGCCCTGACAGCTGGCGCGCCCTGCCGATCCAGCAACAACCCCAATACCCCGACGCCGCGCACTTGCGCCAGGTCGAGCAAACCCTGGCCAGTTATCCACCGCTGGTGTTTGCCGGCGAAGCGCGCGAATTGCGCCGTCAGTTTGCCGAAGTCACTCAAGGCCGGGCCTTCCTGTTGCAGGGCGGTGATTGTGCGGAAAGCTTTGCCGAGTTCTCCGCAGCGAAGATTCGCGACACCTTTAAAGTGTTGCTGCAAATGGCGATTGTCATGACCTTCGCCGCCGGTTGCCCGGTGGTCAAGGTTGGGCGCATGGCCGGTCAGTTCGCCAAACCGCGTTCGGCCAACGACGAGACCATCGACGGCGTGACCCTGCCGGCTTATCGCGGCGACATCGTCAACGGCATCGGTTTCGACGAGAAAAGCCGAGTACCGGATCCGGAGCGTCTGCTGCAGTCCTATCACCAGTCCACTGCCACGCTGAACCTGTTGCGCGCGTTCGCTCAGGGCGGTTTTGCCGACCTGCATCAGGTGCACAAGTGGAACCTCGACTTCATCGCCAACTCGGCGCTGGCCGAGAAGTACAGCCACTTGGCCGACCGCATCGATGAAACCCTGGCGTTCATGCGCGCCTGTGGCATGGACAGCTCGCCGCAACTGCGCGAAACCAGTTTCTTCACCGCCCACGAAGCGCTGCTGCTGAACTACGAAGAAGCGTTCGTGCGTCGCGACAGCCTGACCAATGATTACTACGATTGCTCGGCGCACATGCTGTGGATCGGTGACCGCACCCGCCAGCTCGGCGGCGCTCATGTCGAATTCCTCCGTGGCGTGAACAACCCGATCGGCGTGAAGGTCGGCCCGAGCATGAATCCGGATGATCTGATCCGCCTGATTGATGTGCTCAACCCGGACAACGATCCGGGGCGCCTGAACCTGATCGCGCGGATGGGTGCGAACAAGGTGGGTGATCACCTGCCGGCGCTGATCCGCGCAGTGCAGCGTGAAGGCAAGCAGGTGCTGTGGAGCTCCGACCCGATGCACGGCAATACCATCAAGGCCAGCAGCGGCTACAAGACCCGCGACTTTGCGCAGATCCTCGGTGAAGTCAAACAGTTCTTCCAGGTGCACGAGGCGGAAGGCAGCTATGCCGGCGGCATTCACATTGAAATGACCGGGCAGAACGTCACCGAGTGCATCGGTGGTGCGCGGCCGATTACAGAAGATGGCTTGTCGGATCGCTATCACACGCATTGTGACCCGCGGATGAATGCTGATCAGTCGCTGGAGTTGGCATTCCTGATTGCTGAAACCCTGAAACAGGTTCGGCGCTAAACGAGTCGCAAACCTGTAGGAGCTGCCGAAGGCTGCGATCTTTTGATGTTGATCTTATAAAAAACAGGATCAAAAGATCGCAGCCTTCGGCAGCTCCTACAGGGATCAGTCCAGTTGTGCCAATGCCACCCGCAACCGCCCCGCACTCTCGCGCTGACAATTGAGCTGCACTCGCGCAAGCCCCAGCCAATCCGCCATCCGCCGCAAATTCAGCGCCAGCGCCAGCATCCCTTCCTCATCCAGCCCCGGCTCTTCCTCGTGCAGCGCATGCACCGCCAACTGCCCCGCCGCCCGCTCAGCCCGTAAATCCACCCGCGCGGCAATCCGTTCGTTGTGCAAGAACGGCAACACGTAGTAGCCGTAAACCCGCTTGTCCTGCGGCGTATAAATCTCCAGGCGATACCTGAAGTCGAATAACCGTTCGGTCCGGCTACGCTCCCAAATCAATGAATCAAACGGCGACAACAGCGCACTGGCCACGACCTTGCGCGGGACTTTCGGCTCCGGCAGGCAATAGGCGATCTGCCGCCAACCGGCGACTTCGCACATCTGCAGTTGCCCGGCCTCGACCAGTTCCGCCAGACGCGGACGCGCATCCGAAGGATTCAGACGAAAGTAATCCCGCAGGTCTTTTTCAGTACCGACGCCCAAGGCCTGCGTCGCGTGCAACAACAGACCACGCTGCGCCTCGGCCTCATCAGGCAATGCCTGTTGCAGAATTGAAGACGGAATCACCCGCTCCGGCAAATCATACAAACGCTCAAAACCACGACGCCCCGCCACCGTCACTTCACCGGCCGCAAACAACCACTCCAGCGCATGCTTTTCCGCGCTCCAGTCCCACCACGGTCCGGCCTTGTCTTCGCGAGTCGACAGGCTGCCGGCACCCAACGCGCCCTGCTCTTCAACCGAACTCAACACCCGGCGAACGACGTCCTGCTGCTCGCGTCCGAATTTCGCCAGTTGCTGATAGATATCCTCGCCGCGCCTGGCTCGCTGCATGCGCCACGCCATCAACGGATACATCGACAGCGGCAGCAACGACGCTTCATGTCCCCAGTATTCAAAGAGCGTACGACGTCGCCCCGAACTCCAGGCAGCCTGGTCGAGCAAGTCGGAAGAATAGGTTCCCAGACGGGAAAATAGCGGCAGGTAGTGCGAGCGCACCACGGCATTGACGGAGTCGATTTGCAGCAGGCCCAGCCGTTCGATCAGCCGGTTGACGTGGGCAGCGTTGACAGCCGGCGGCTGGCGCCCGTTGAAGCCTTGGGCCGCCAGCGCCAGTCGTCGCGCCTGTTTAAGGGAAAAGGCCAGAGTCGCGGGCATGAGCATCTCCTTGTCTGCTCGCAACCTACCTCAGTCCAGAAGGTTTTGTGTAGCAATGGCCTCATCATTTATGCATCGGATCATCCCAGAATGGGCGAACCGACTCGTGTTCGACGTCGGCACGACTGACGCCGATGTCTTTCAACGCTTCGTCGCTCAGACTGGCGAGCAGCTCGCGTTCACGGTGCAGTTCATACCAGCGGCTAAACTTGTGCAGCAGGTCGGAAACGATATGGCCGTGGCCGGAAAATTTTGCGTCGTCTACATACTCTCTTTGACCTTTCATCGTGTTGCCTCCTTTGTGGATGGCTCAAGTCTCGCGCCAGCGCTAAGATCAATCCAACGAATGTTTCTGATGGCATGCATCACGGAGATTCATCAATTGTCGGCCTACCCCAGTATTGATACCGATGTCCTGCGCACCTTCGTCGCCATCGCTGATCAGGGCGGTTTCACCCGCGCCGGCGAAATGGTCAACCGCACACAGTCGGCGGTGAGCATGCAGATGAAGCGTCTGGAAGAAGACGTGTTGCAGCGTCAGTTGTTCGAGCGCGATGGGCGCCAGGTGCGACTGACCGCCGAAGGCCAGGTGCTGCTCGGTTACGCGCGGCGCATCCTCAAGCTGCACAGTGAAGTGTTCAACACATTGCGTGAGCCACACATGGTCGGCACGGTGCGCATCGGCACGCCGGATGATTACGTGATGCGCTTTCTGCCGGGGATCCTCTCGCGGTTTGCGCAGTTCTATCCGTTGATCCAGATCGAAGTGCACTGCGAATCGACCAAGCAGCTGCTGCAACGCACCGATCTGGACCTGTCGATCGTTACCCGCGAGCCGGGCAACGAGATCGGCCAGTTGCTGCGCAAGGAGCGTTTCGTCTGGGCCGAGGCGCAGAATTTCAGCGCCCACGAACAGACGCCGCTGCCCTTGGCGATGTTCAACAGTGATTGTTTCTGCCGCTTGTGGGCATGTAATGCGCTGGATGCGATGGGCCGCGAATACCGCATCGCCTACAACAGCACCAGCCTGTCGGCGTTGATGGCCGTGGTCAGCGCCGGTCTGGCGATCACCGCGCAGCTGGAAAGCCTGATCACCCCGGACATGCGCATTCTTGGCACCGCCGAAGATCTGCCGCTGCTGCCCGAGGCCAGCATCATGCTGATCCGCAACCTGAACAATCCGTCGCCGATCACCGAGTGCCTGGCCGAGCACATCGTCGAAGGCTTCAAACTTTAAACGCGAGCATCACCGCACACAGCACCAGGAAACCGCAGAACAGCCCACGCAGGAGTTTTTCCGGCATGGCGTGGGCGACTTTCACGCCCCAACTGATGCTCGCCAGACCGCCG
Encoded here:
- a CDS encoding crotonase/enoyl-CoA hydratase family protein, coding for MNQPCPGRVSRERRGHIHLIGLDRAAKRNAFDLDLLNDLSLAYGEFEADSEARVAVVFGHGEHFTAGLDLVNASGALAQGWRVPTGGCDPWGVFVGPRVSKPVIVAAQGYCLTIGIELMLAADINLCASNTRFAQMEVQRGIFPFGGATLRFQQIAGWGNAMRWLLTGDEFDAHDALHLGLVQEVMASEDLLPRAIELAERIARQAPLGVQATLMSARQARYEGETAAAQGLPALVKKLLASEDAKEGVRSLVERRPGIFKGI
- a CDS encoding spermidine synthase encodes the protein MTEERVEHLLAEVQDEFGVIRVLEVADYRFLEFGDAIEQSCVFTADPSWLEYDYTRAMLIGALCHEQPESALFLGLGAGTLTQACLKFLPLEDVEAIELRPDVPRLAIEYLGLDDDPRLYIRVGDALELLPTAEPADLIFVDLYTDVGPGVGHLAWSFLGDCQKRLNPGGWLVINQWATDDGKPLGAALLRGLYHRHYWELPVKEGNVILIVPADLDQALDMQALTARAEALAPRLGYSLQSLINAIRPAT
- a CDS encoding 3-deoxy-7-phosphoheptulonate synthase class II; this translates as MSQPWSPDSWRALPIQQQPQYPDAAHLRQVEQTLASYPPLVFAGEARELRRQFAEVTQGRAFLLQGGDCAESFAEFSAAKIRDTFKVLLQMAIVMTFAAGCPVVKVGRMAGQFAKPRSANDETIDGVTLPAYRGDIVNGIGFDEKSRVPDPERLLQSYHQSTATLNLLRAFAQGGFADLHQVHKWNLDFIANSALAEKYSHLADRIDETLAFMRACGMDSSPQLRETSFFTAHEALLLNYEEAFVRRDSLTNDYYDCSAHMLWIGDRTRQLGGAHVEFLRGVNNPIGVKVGPSMNPDDLIRLIDVLNPDNDPGRLNLIARMGANKVGDHLPALIRAVQREGKQVLWSSDPMHGNTIKASSGYKTRDFAQILGEVKQFFQVHEAEGSYAGGIHIEMTGQNVTECIGGARPITEDGLSDRYHTHCDPRMNADQSLELAFLIAETLKQVRR
- a CDS encoding winged helix-turn-helix domain-containing protein, with protein sequence MPATLAFSLKQARRLALAAQGFNGRQPPAVNAAHVNRLIERLGLLQIDSVNAVVRSHYLPLFSRLGTYSSDLLDQAAWSSGRRRTLFEYWGHEASLLPLSMYPLMAWRMQRARRGEDIYQQLAKFGREQQDVVRRVLSSVEEQGALGAGSLSTREDKAGPWWDWSAEKHALEWLFAAGEVTVAGRRGFERLYDLPERVIPSSILQQALPDEAEAQRGLLLHATQALGVGTEKDLRDYFRLNPSDARPRLAELVEAGQLQMCEVAGWRQIAYCLPEPKVPRKVVASALLSPFDSLIWERSRTERLFDFRYRLEIYTPQDKRVYGYYVLPFLHNERIAARVDLRAERAAGQLAVHALHEEEPGLDEEGMLALALNLRRMADWLGLARVQLNCQRESAGRLRVALAQLD
- a CDS encoding DUF1127 domain-containing protein: MKGQREYVDDAKFSGHGHIVSDLLHKFSRWYELHRERELLASLSDEALKDIGVSRADVEHESVRPFWDDPMHK
- a CDS encoding LysR substrate-binding domain-containing protein, with the protein product MSAYPSIDTDVLRTFVAIADQGGFTRAGEMVNRTQSAVSMQMKRLEEDVLQRQLFERDGRQVRLTAEGQVLLGYARRILKLHSEVFNTLREPHMVGTVRIGTPDDYVMRFLPGILSRFAQFYPLIQIEVHCESTKQLLQRTDLDLSIVTREPGNEIGQLLRKERFVWAEAQNFSAHEQTPLPLAMFNSDCFCRLWACNALDAMGREYRIAYNSTSLSALMAVVSAGLAITAQLESLITPDMRILGTAEDLPLLPEASIMLIRNLNNPSPITECLAEHIVEGFKL